A stretch of the Lolium perenne isolate Kyuss_39 chromosome 3, Kyuss_2.0, whole genome shotgun sequence genome encodes the following:
- the LOC127341549 gene encoding uncharacterized protein: MSDTLRPSRSTLISVDWLGRLEQEQQRRNPPPPQHLPAPQITAAPAPPGAATAPPGAAPAPPVAADTSAGEKHLPSPPRHPSNSRSWTCRYCFGSVLDVLKPSRSGASPPHARMCLLRGHGFVLVQERDQLWQKIPEVQAPVLLHLDLGGTA, translated from the exons ATGTCGGACACGCTTAGACCCAGCCGATCCACCCTCATATCCGTCGACTGGCTCGGGCGACTAGAGCAAGAACAGCAGCGCCGAAATCCGCCGCCGCCACAGCACCTCCCGGCGCCGCAGATCACCGCCGCCCCAGCACCTCCCGGCGCCGCCACAGCACCTCCAGGCGCCGCCCCAGCACCTCCCGTCGCCGCAGATACTTCTGCTGGCGAGAAGCACCTCCCCTCCCCACCGCGCCACCCCAGCAACTCCCGTTCCTGGACATGTCGATATTGCTTCGGGAGCGTGCTCGACGTGCTCAAGCCCTCTCGATCTGGCGCCTCCCCACCCCATGCTCGAATGTGCTTGTTGCGAGGACACGGTTTCGTTCTTGTGCAAGAAAGGGACCAACTCTGGCAAAAGATTCCGGAGGTGCAGGCACCAG TACTGCTTCACTTGGATCTGGGAGGAACAGCTTAG